A single window of Sphingobacterium sp. ML3W DNA harbors:
- a CDS encoding MaoC family dehydratase, whose amino-acid sequence MVIINNYEDYKSYEGKLLGLSEWHKIDQKQINSFADATLDHQWIHVDKEKAESEGPFKSTIAHGYLTLSMIPYLWKQISEVRNVKMEINYGIENLKFGQAVLVDSEVQLQAKVKTVTNLRGVIKVIIEATLLIKDNAKPAYVGDVIFLYHFI is encoded by the coding sequence ATGGTTATAATAAACAATTACGAAGATTATAAGTCTTATGAGGGAAAGCTCTTGGGACTATCCGAATGGCATAAAATAGATCAAAAACAGATCAATAGTTTTGCTGATGCCACACTAGATCATCAATGGATACACGTTGATAAGGAAAAAGCGGAATCGGAAGGACCTTTCAAATCAACTATTGCCCATGGATATTTAACGCTTTCAATGATCCCTTACTTGTGGAAACAGATTTCCGAAGTGAGAAATGTGAAAATGGAAATCAATTATGGTATTGAAAACCTCAAATTTGGACAGGCAGTATTAGTTGATAGTGAAGTTCAATTACAGGCTAAAGTAAAAACTGTCACCAATTTAAGAGGTGTAATTAAGGTCATCATAGAGGCAACGCTATTGATCAAGGATAATGCTAAACCTGCTTATGTAGGTGATGTGATATTCCTTTATCATTTTATCTAG
- a CDS encoding isocitrate lyase/phosphoenolpyruvate mutase family protein: MSYTKFSKLHHQNDLLLLGNVWDAQSAKIAESTGFKALGSSSHAIANSLGYADGEQMPVDELLFIVERIVKSVKIPVSVDFESGYSDDPDQVAKYVKQLVELGVAGINLEDGKVVKSTRTLGKATLLSDKIAAIKALTKNIFINARTDTYTTKHENALEETLKRAQIYDQAGADGFFVPLAETKVDIEKIVNSTRLPLNLFLTDKLPKAAVLSEIGVKRLSHGAKIYEYLVAENTKLFHDFLIHPKLPK, encoded by the coding sequence ATGTCTTATACAAAATTTTCAAAACTACACCATCAAAATGATTTACTTTTATTAGGAAATGTTTGGGATGCACAAAGCGCTAAAATAGCGGAATCTACTGGTTTTAAAGCCCTCGGAAGCTCCAGTCATGCTATAGCCAATTCACTTGGCTATGCCGACGGGGAACAGATGCCTGTGGATGAATTACTATTTATAGTTGAAAGAATCGTGAAATCTGTTAAAATACCCGTTTCTGTCGATTTTGAATCTGGTTACTCCGATGATCCTGATCAAGTCGCCAAGTATGTCAAGCAACTCGTTGAATTAGGAGTGGCTGGCATCAACTTAGAAGATGGAAAAGTTGTTAAGTCTACACGTACACTTGGCAAAGCAACGCTTCTTTCAGATAAAATAGCAGCCATTAAAGCATTGACAAAAAATATATTTATCAATGCGAGAACAGATACTTACACGACTAAGCATGAAAATGCGCTGGAGGAAACCCTAAAAAGAGCGCAGATCTATGACCAAGCAGGTGCCGATGGATTCTTTGTACCCTTGGCAGAAACTAAAGTTGATATTGAAAAAATAGTAAACTCAACCCGCTTGCCTCTCAATTTATTTTTAACGGACAAGCTTCCTAAAGCTGCTGTATTATCGGAAATTGGAGTAAAAAGGCTTAGCCATGGTGCAAAAATTTACGAGTATTTAGTGGCTGAAAACACGAAATTATTTCATGATTTTTTAATTCACCCAAAACTTCCGAAATAA
- a CDS encoding beta-carotene 15,15'-monooxygenase: MKGIFREWVPEWLIKLILFSCLMPSMVLFFLPGANIQVTAGYYGSQPSDIQFLIILFYAGFVGFYILERRFFLFFPVKQYYVIFNLLQVLNCYLMYSITDITWVYGLRFIQGMLFASAVNLSISMIFSRLNSERAKEVSYSIFFGMLLCSSPFNSFVTAEFIDSFNFDELYLYAALAFVPGLLLVLISMKSTRHVKPYPLFSLDWPSCVFFSGLIIAFGYMMVYGQEVYWFWDSHMQVALFLGIALLFCFVTRQLALKRVYVDISIFMNRRFLLGLLILYMMYIERFSLSVSNQYFLQVLKVDPIHLSYMQWFNILGIIIGVLFAMYWIVAHKSVKWIWILGYCFLLTFHQIMFFSFESEGNDYYFWIPLCIHGIGVGLIMVPTILFTIASVKPHLAVSAAAICLAVRYFGYTSSIGLQNFFKLFESNQHQQVFQDQLQRSNVILQTYFDKEAAKLLENGLQFHEQATAIKLVAERVKNQSFVRFAMDYYELMSIISICILILIFLSPSLKSMYKKLKQNMVSPA, translated from the coding sequence GTGAAAGGAATATTTAGAGAATGGGTTCCGGAATGGCTTATTAAGTTAATTTTATTCAGTTGCTTAATGCCGAGTATGGTTTTATTCTTCTTACCAGGGGCGAATATACAGGTTACTGCAGGTTACTACGGTTCTCAACCCAGTGATATACAATTTTTGATTATTCTGTTTTATGCTGGATTCGTTGGGTTTTACATCTTAGAAAGACGTTTTTTTCTCTTTTTCCCTGTTAAGCAGTATTATGTCATATTCAATCTGTTGCAGGTTTTGAATTGTTATTTGATGTACAGCATCACCGATATTACTTGGGTCTATGGGCTACGATTTATACAAGGTATGCTGTTTGCAAGTGCAGTCAATCTATCCATATCGATGATATTTTCACGCTTAAATAGCGAGCGTGCTAAGGAAGTCAGTTATTCCATCTTTTTTGGAATGTTACTCTGCAGTTCACCTTTTAACAGTTTTGTAACTGCCGAATTTATCGATTCATTTAATTTTGATGAACTATACCTCTATGCCGCTTTGGCTTTTGTACCAGGTCTATTGCTGGTATTGATTTCAATGAAATCTACGCGTCATGTCAAACCCTATCCTTTATTTTCATTGGATTGGCCAAGCTGTGTTTTTTTTAGTGGCCTCATCATTGCCTTTGGTTACATGATGGTTTATGGTCAAGAGGTGTATTGGTTCTGGGATTCACATATGCAGGTTGCACTATTTCTAGGCATTGCATTATTGTTTTGTTTTGTCACTCGCCAATTGGCTTTAAAACGTGTCTATGTCGATATTTCTATTTTCATGAATCGTCGATTTCTTTTGGGCTTACTGATTCTTTATATGATGTACATCGAACGATTTTCCCTTTCAGTTTCCAATCAATATTTTCTACAGGTACTCAAAGTAGATCCAATCCACCTGTCTTATATGCAGTGGTTTAATATTTTGGGAATTATTATAGGTGTTTTATTTGCCATGTACTGGATCGTTGCGCATAAATCAGTCAAATGGATTTGGATACTAGGTTATTGCTTTTTACTTACATTTCATCAGATTATGTTTTTTTCATTTGAAAGTGAAGGAAATGATTATTACTTCTGGATTCCGTTGTGTATACATGGGATAGGGGTAGGATTAATCATGGTGCCGACTATATTATTTACGATAGCAAGCGTAAAGCCACATCTTGCGGTTTCGGCGGCAGCTATCTGCTTGGCGGTGCGGTATTTTGGGTATACCAGTAGTATTGGCTTGCAAAATTTCTTTAAATTATTTGAAAGTAATCAGCATCAACAGGTATTTCAGGATCAGTTGCAACGGAGCAATGTTATTTTGCAGACTTATTTTGACAAAGAAGCTGCCAAACTACTGGAAAATGGCCTTCAATTTCATGAGCAGGCTACTGCTATAAAACTAGTAGCGGAGCGAGTCAAGAATCAATCTTTCGTTCGTTTTGCTATGGATTATTACGAATTGATGTCCATCATCAGTATCTGCATATTAATTCTGATTTTTTTATCACCCTCACTTAAAAGCATGTATAAAAAACTTAAACAGAATATGGTGTCACCAGCATAA
- a CDS encoding TolC family protein, with product MVKRILTIGLLLFAISDAKASDTLRTSLDDIISKAILNAKQIEQSHLQIEERNLAVKQQRMELLPEISLRGSASYATNMPIYDQGIFNRPSQHDVIHYLYDTGVDFYLNLYNGHKDLMKIESRKLEQVLASIEWSNDKARIKLDVCNLFLELERSYMDQALIESDILDQKSQLKEIKNLYNSGVVLHSDVLRMELELSKREMLSVQIVHDIQTLNQKLKFIIADDVDIIPIPHDFTGTVESYDDAWTFAKHHAFSLQKSEQEVRLKQLAIKQYQANYLPELSLVGNFTFANPQIFLYPYNDSWYNLGIVGVKLKIPISSVYRNKHVVREAKISLEREEVKHHLEEEQMQNQLLQAHLDYKLACVQRDVCLKNVGLAKENARIIKNRYFKSSALVTDLLDADMEHLKTLFELESAKIAIQKHYYFIEFLKGTI from the coding sequence ATGGTAAAGCGGATTTTAACAATTGGGTTGTTATTATTTGCTATTTCAGATGCAAAGGCATCTGATACTTTAAGAACTTCTTTGGATGATATCATCAGTAAAGCAATACTGAATGCCAAGCAAATAGAGCAATCTCATTTGCAAATTGAAGAACGGAATTTAGCTGTGAAACAGCAGCGAATGGAATTACTCCCAGAAATTTCATTACGAGGGTCTGCAAGTTACGCAACCAACATGCCTATCTATGATCAAGGCATTTTTAATAGACCTAGCCAGCATGATGTTATCCATTATTTATACGATACAGGAGTTGACTTTTATTTAAATCTTTATAATGGGCATAAAGATTTAATGAAAATCGAATCCCGAAAATTGGAGCAGGTGCTCGCTTCGATCGAATGGTCCAATGATAAAGCGCGTATCAAATTAGATGTTTGTAACCTGTTCTTAGAGTTGGAAAGATCTTATATGGATCAAGCACTTATTGAATCTGATATTCTGGATCAAAAGTCGCAACTAAAGGAAATTAAGAACCTGTATAATTCTGGTGTGGTACTGCATAGTGATGTGTTGCGTATGGAACTGGAACTTTCCAAGCGTGAGATGCTGTCCGTTCAGATTGTTCACGATATTCAAACTTTGAACCAGAAATTGAAATTTATTATTGCCGATGACGTCGATATTATTCCAATTCCTCATGATTTTACGGGGACGGTCGAAAGTTATGATGATGCTTGGACATTTGCTAAACATCACGCTTTTAGCCTCCAAAAGTCGGAACAGGAAGTCAGGCTAAAACAACTTGCAATCAAACAATATCAAGCTAATTACCTACCTGAATTGTCTCTGGTCGGGAATTTTACATTTGCTAACCCCCAGATATTTCTGTATCCCTACAACGATAGTTGGTATAATCTAGGTATTGTTGGTGTTAAATTGAAGATCCCGATTTCATCAGTTTATCGCAATAAGCATGTTGTGCGGGAGGCAAAGATTTCTTTAGAGCGAGAGGAAGTGAAACATCATTTGGAAGAGGAACAGATGCAAAATCAGCTCCTACAAGCACATTTGGATTATAAACTAGCCTGTGTACAGCGGGATGTCTGTTTGAAAAATGTAGGTCTTGCTAAAGAAAATGCGCGTATTATCAAAAATAGGTACTTTAAGTCATCTGCTTTGGTAACTGATTTACTGGATGCGGATATGGAGCATCTCAAAACCCTATTTGAGCTAGAATCTGCAAAAATAGCGATACAAAAACACTATTATTTTATTGAATTTTTAAAAGGTACTATTTAA
- a CDS encoding DUF4377 domain-containing protein, which translates to MIKFSALLFLSLTTISLTSLAQTNDVTIKLKSGIPQEKALQVKYYNSKDWEPFYARIDSFEYDPNYNYELRLRRTKLADPVPNKPSYRYTLLKTLHKSQSAGENLTMEINDKRVDCQGVGQMKCLQVKYSPKDDWEYFYSHIEGFEYEEGYTYTIIVNRTRVENPPQDASAYQYELVKIVAKTAAKNEQSLPTAAAFLSRHKWKLISLNGKEVAKYNAFLLFDADKGQISGNSSCNNFFGPFMINSNTIAFPNLGTTMRACMGENIEADLYKILENKELHYDIAEQTFNLYIKNEHVAIFGLTEK; encoded by the coding sequence ATGATCAAATTTTCAGCCCTATTATTTTTGTCTCTCACAACAATCAGTTTAACATCATTGGCACAGACAAATGATGTTACAATAAAATTAAAAAGTGGCATACCTCAAGAAAAGGCACTACAAGTAAAATATTATAATAGTAAGGATTGGGAACCCTTTTATGCGCGTATCGACTCCTTTGAGTATGATCCAAATTACAATTATGAACTACGTCTAAGAAGAACAAAATTAGCAGACCCTGTACCCAACAAACCCAGTTATCGCTATACACTCTTAAAGACATTACATAAATCGCAATCAGCAGGCGAAAACCTAACGATGGAAATCAATGATAAACGTGTCGATTGCCAAGGTGTAGGTCAGATGAAATGTTTACAGGTAAAATATAGCCCAAAAGATGATTGGGAATATTTCTATAGTCATATCGAGGGATTTGAATATGAAGAGGGTTACACTTATACCATCATCGTCAATCGAACACGGGTAGAAAATCCACCTCAAGATGCGTCGGCATACCAATATGAACTTGTAAAAATAGTAGCGAAAACAGCGGCTAAAAATGAACAATCTTTGCCAACTGCAGCTGCATTTTTATCGAGACACAAGTGGAAATTAATTAGTTTGAATGGCAAGGAAGTTGCCAAGTATAATGCCTTTCTATTATTTGATGCGGATAAAGGACAAATATCTGGAAACTCCAGCTGTAATAATTTTTTTGGTCCTTTTATGATCAACAGCAACACCATTGCCTTCCCAAACTTAGGAACTACGATGCGTGCATGTATGGGTGAAAATATTGAAGCAGACTTATATAAGATTCTTGAAAATAAAGAATTACACTACGATATTGCAGAACAGACATTCAACCTGTATATCAAAAATGAACATGTTGCAATTTTTGGACTTACAGAGAAATAA
- a CDS encoding HlyD family secretion protein translates to MKPKSRWSLTDAKLTTVTNWIAVFVLCVLLFWGGRTLWIRINYAYTNDAQVTQYINPIISRVGGYVVSVHYQDHQIVKRGDTLLIIDNREYKYEADQANASVYKEHAEMNVLSSQKQILIEEHESLKKSIAANEARVVKQQLEFNRYQFLYEEKSATAQQLEEVKATLDVYKSEVAALQHKLEASKERVHDVDVQKTVVSAEKNRLSAAAGRKHLDVGYTVVRAPYDGMIGKRSIEEGQMVNAGEVLGFIVNAETPTWVTANFKETQLRYLHLHDQVEVIADAYPDQVFKGKIISISPATGSSFSLLPPDNATGNFVKIVQRIPVRIELDKKQEEQVLRSGMNVNVSVAKNRK, encoded by the coding sequence ATGAAACCTAAATCTCGTTGGTCATTGACCGATGCTAAGTTGACAACAGTTACGAATTGGATTGCTGTATTTGTTTTGTGTGTGCTATTATTTTGGGGAGGACGTACCTTATGGATTAGAATCAATTACGCCTATACCAATGATGCTCAGGTAACGCAATATATTAACCCCATTATTTCCAGAGTGGGGGGCTATGTGGTTTCGGTACATTATCAAGATCATCAAATTGTGAAACGTGGCGATACTTTATTGATTATTGATAATCGTGAATATAAATATGAGGCAGATCAAGCGAACGCTTCGGTCTACAAGGAACATGCAGAAATGAATGTACTGAGTAGTCAAAAACAAATTTTGATCGAAGAACACGAATCGTTGAAAAAATCAATTGCTGCCAACGAAGCCCGCGTCGTAAAACAGCAGTTAGAGTTTAATCGCTATCAGTTTCTATATGAAGAAAAATCTGCTACGGCACAACAACTGGAAGAGGTAAAAGCTACTTTGGATGTCTATAAAAGTGAAGTAGCGGCTTTGCAACATAAATTGGAAGCTTCAAAAGAGCGCGTGCACGATGTCGATGTACAGAAGACAGTGGTTAGCGCGGAGAAAAATAGATTATCAGCAGCTGCTGGACGAAAACATCTAGATGTCGGATATACAGTCGTTCGTGCTCCATATGACGGGATGATTGGTAAACGAAGTATTGAAGAAGGACAAATGGTCAATGCAGGTGAAGTATTAGGTTTTATAGTGAATGCTGAAACACCAACCTGGGTAACTGCAAATTTTAAAGAAACGCAGTTACGCTATTTGCATCTTCATGATCAAGTAGAAGTGATTGCTGATGCCTATCCAGATCAGGTATTTAAGGGTAAAATTATTTCAATATCTCCAGCAACTGGATCGTCTTTCTCTTTGCTGCCACCGGATAATGCTACTGGGAATTTTGTGAAAATCGTGCAGCGGATTCCGGTTCGAATAGAATTGGATAAAAAACAAGAAGAACAAGTGTTGCGTTCGGGGATGAATGTTAATGTATCCGTTGCAAAAAATAGAAAATAG
- a CDS encoding TlpA family protein disulfide reductase, producing MLGFGHIGRKILVYGLCCTSLVFSSHVIQQTTATNVVYEVTFQNNTGSEINLSDLKGKVVLINYWAKWCVPCLAEMPALNQLYVDMKANENIVFMAVDMDRDLGKSARFMKKRKYSLPLYQLNSELPADLTTRSIPTTIILDKKGLLVNKHVGTMNFKSTKFKEALQQLSEE from the coding sequence ATGCTTGGTTTTGGACATATAGGTAGGAAAATTTTGGTATATGGTTTATGTTGTACCTCACTTGTATTTTCATCGCATGTTATACAGCAAACAACAGCAACAAACGTTGTATATGAGGTGACATTCCAGAACAATACGGGCAGTGAAATCAACTTAAGCGATTTAAAAGGAAAAGTCGTACTGATCAATTATTGGGCAAAATGGTGTGTCCCCTGTCTAGCTGAGATGCCTGCACTCAATCAATTGTATGTAGATATGAAAGCTAATGAAAATATCGTTTTCATGGCAGTTGATATGGATCGGGACCTAGGTAAGTCGGCTCGATTTATGAAAAAAAGAAAATATAGTCTTCCTCTTTATCAGCTCAACTCAGAGCTGCCCGCAGACTTAACCACGCGATCCATACCCACAACGATTATATTGGATAAAAAAGGCTTGTTGGTGAATAAACATGTTGGTACCATGAATTTTAAATCCACCAAATTTAAAGAAGCCCTGCAGCAGCTCAGTGAGGAATAG
- a CDS encoding zf-TFIIB domain-containing protein — protein MKCPNCNETLLMTERHQVEIDYCPICRGVWLDKGELDKLMSYAADQNKGSSNTFEDRSVRPEHINRERAEDRDQYRGDHRNEHNRHQQYPKKKKSFLSDFFDFD, from the coding sequence ATGAAATGCCCAAATTGTAACGAAACTTTATTGATGACCGAGCGTCATCAAGTAGAAATTGATTATTGCCCTATTTGTAGGGGCGTATGGTTGGATAAAGGAGAACTTGATAAGCTGATGTCTTATGCAGCTGATCAAAATAAAGGATCTTCAAATACTTTTGAAGATCGTTCCGTACGTCCTGAACATATAAACAGAGAGAGAGCCGAAGATCGGGATCAATATCGTGGTGATCATCGCAATGAACATAACAGACATCAACAATATCCTAAAAAGAAGAAATCATTCCTTTCTGATTTCTTTGATTTTGATTAG
- a CDS encoding IS4 family transposase: MVNLNVFSQILSLIDRELFKVLVAKHKSDKHCKGINSWTHLASMLFCHFSSADSVRDISNGLRSTTGNLNHLGVGRAPSKSNISYINKHRTHELFKDLYFSLLDKLWQKDTHLRKDLTQLKRKVYLMDASIIPLCLSVFDWAKFRSTKGAVKLHTVLDYDGCLPVFMQITDGKVHESQRAGSYSFSKGSVVVVDRGYVDYNWLGDLDSRGCYFVTRSKTNMKYNVIKSYQSEALLEKGIIKDEIIELSGPSADRYNSKPLRLIHFWDSSTDNQYHFLTNNIQWKASLVANIYKQRWQIEIFFKHLKQRLKISSFVGTSENAVMIQIWTSLIGILLLKYLQKKAKYDWNLSNLVGFIRMNIFVKINIWQWIDDPFIRPPVKGKNGQLQIFSD; encoded by the coding sequence ATGGTAAATTTAAACGTTTTTAGTCAGATTTTATCACTTATCGACCGCGAATTATTCAAGGTTTTGGTTGCTAAGCACAAGAGTGACAAACATTGTAAAGGGATCAACAGCTGGACGCATCTTGCTAGCATGTTGTTTTGCCATTTTTCTTCTGCAGATTCAGTTCGTGATATCAGTAATGGCTTACGTAGTACGACTGGTAATTTGAACCATTTAGGTGTTGGTAGAGCACCCAGCAAGTCCAATATTTCCTATATCAACAAGCACCGCACCCATGAACTCTTTAAAGATCTGTACTTTTCGCTATTAGATAAGCTATGGCAAAAGGATACCCATTTGCGCAAAGATCTAACGCAATTAAAGCGCAAGGTTTATCTGATGGATGCCAGTATCATCCCTTTATGTTTATCTGTATTTGACTGGGCTAAATTTAGAAGCACCAAAGGTGCTGTAAAACTGCACACTGTGCTGGATTATGATGGATGTCTTCCTGTTTTCATGCAGATTACAGACGGGAAAGTTCATGAAAGCCAGCGTGCGGGTAGCTATAGTTTTTCCAAAGGAAGCGTTGTAGTGGTGGATAGAGGTTATGTGGATTACAACTGGCTCGGGGATTTGGACAGCAGAGGTTGTTATTTTGTTACCAGGAGTAAAACTAACATGAAGTACAACGTTATCAAGTCATACCAGAGTGAAGCACTCCTTGAAAAGGGAATCATTAAAGATGAGATCATTGAGCTTTCTGGTCCATCAGCAGATAGATACAACTCTAAACCATTACGCTTGATTCACTTTTGGGACAGCAGCACAGACAACCAGTACCACTTTCTGACAAATAATATCCAATGGAAGGCATCACTAGTAGCTAACATTTATAAACAGCGATGGCAGATCGAGATTTTCTTCAAGCATCTGAAGCAACGCTTAAAAATATCATCTTTTGTGGGTACTTCTGAAAATGCGGTCATGATCCAAATATGGACTTCGTTGATTGGAATATTACTGCTCAAATACCTTCAGAAGAAGGCTAAATACGATTGGAATCTGTCTAACTTGGTCGGGTTTATCAGGATGAATATATTCGTGAAAATAAATATATGGCAATGGATAGATGATCCTTTTATCAGGCCACCAGTTAAGGGTAAAAATGGACAGCTACAGATATTCTCAGACTAA
- a CDS encoding ABC-F family ATP-binding cassette domain-containing protein → MINVSNLSLRYGKRVLFEDVNLKFTPGNCYGIIGANGAGKSTFLKIVSGEVDPSTGSVAFTPGDRMSVLSQDHYAFDEFTVLETVMMGNHELYKIMKEKDAIYMKEDFSDADGERAGELESLFAEMDGWNAESNAATLLSSLGIKEEFHYKLVSEIDGNQKVRVLLAQALFGKPDILILDEPTNDLDINTIAWLEDFLASYEAIVLVVSHDRHFLDAVCTHTVDIDFGKMTIYTGSYSFWYESSQLALKQRTDQNKKTEDKVKELQEFIRRFSANASKSKQATSRKKALDKINIDEIKPSNRKYPAIMFNTMNRDPGDQTLHVEGLSKTVNGEVFFKDITFMINKGDKIAVLGANSLITSAFYDIIAGRDQDYTGDIKWGITITPADMPMDNSSFFDGKTENLVDWLRDYTTNPDADEQFIRGFLGKMLFSGEEVLKKCSVLSGGEKMRCMFSRMMLQGANFLIFDEPTNHLDLESITALNNGMVDFKGSMLFTSRDHELTETVANRIIELTPKGIIDKLMSYDEYINSEVVQAQRAEMYK, encoded by the coding sequence ATGATTAATGTGTCAAATCTTTCCCTTCGTTATGGTAAACGTGTACTATTCGAAGATGTCAATCTAAAATTCACACCTGGTAACTGTTACGGTATTATTGGTGCCAACGGAGCTGGAAAATCAACTTTTTTAAAAATTGTTTCTGGTGAAGTCGATCCATCTACTGGTTCTGTTGCTTTTACTCCTGGAGATAGAATGTCGGTCTTAAGTCAAGATCACTATGCTTTCGACGAATTTACAGTATTGGAAACCGTAATGATGGGTAATCATGAACTTTACAAGATCATGAAAGAGAAAGATGCTATCTATATGAAAGAGGATTTCTCTGATGCAGATGGTGAGCGCGCAGGAGAACTTGAAAGTTTATTTGCAGAAATGGATGGCTGGAATGCTGAATCTAACGCTGCTACTCTTTTAAGTAGTTTAGGTATTAAAGAAGAGTTCCATTATAAATTAGTATCAGAAATCGATGGTAACCAAAAAGTACGTGTACTATTGGCACAAGCTTTATTTGGTAAACCAGATATTTTAATTCTCGATGAGCCTACCAACGACCTTGACATCAATACGATTGCTTGGTTGGAAGATTTCTTAGCTTCTTATGAAGCCATCGTATTGGTGGTATCCCATGACCGTCACTTCTTAGATGCTGTATGTACGCATACGGTAGATATTGATTTCGGTAAAATGACCATCTATACAGGTAGTTACTCTTTCTGGTACGAATCGTCACAATTAGCATTGAAACAACGTACAGATCAGAACAAAAAAACTGAAGATAAAGTAAAAGAACTTCAAGAGTTTATCCGTCGATTCTCTGCCAATGCATCGAAATCAAAACAAGCAACTTCTCGTAAGAAAGCTTTGGATAAAATCAATATCGATGAAATCAAACCTTCTAACCGTAAATACCCTGCAATCATGTTCAACACCATGAACAGAGATCCGGGAGATCAAACGTTACATGTTGAAGGATTGAGTAAAACAGTAAATGGTGAAGTTTTCTTCAAGGACATTACCTTCATGATCAATAAGGGTGATAAAATTGCTGTTTTAGGTGCCAACTCATTGATTACATCAGCATTCTATGATATCATTGCAGGCCGCGACCAAGATTATACAGGCGATATCAAATGGGGTATTACTATCACTCCTGCCGACATGCCAATGGATAACTCATCGTTTTTCGATGGTAAGACAGAGAATCTTGTAGATTGGTTAAGAGATTATACGACCAACCCGGATGCTGATGAGCAATTTATCCGTGGATTCTTAGGTAAAATGTTATTTTCCGGAGAGGAAGTGTTGAAAAAATGCTCCGTACTATCCGGTGGTGAGAAAATGCGTTGTATGTTCTCAAGAATGATGCTACAAGGAGCAAATTTCTTAATCTTTGATGAGCCAACGAACCACTTGGATTTGGAATCCATCACAGCATTAAATAATGGGATGGTAGATTTTAAAGGTTCCATGTTGTTTACTTCTCGTGACCACGAATTGACTGAGACAGTAGCAAACCGTATTATTGAATTGACTCCGAAAGGAATCATTGATAAATTGATGTCTTATGACGAGTATATCAATAGTGAAGTTGTACAAGCACAACGTGCTGAAATGTACAAATAA
- a CDS encoding PEGA domain-containing protein: MKRILLLSLSVITLTSCSTIFTGTKQTVTIKTYPEGAKVEVDGLDRGITPVAVRLKKGFSGQTVTLKKEGYEFKMFQPETTFNPVSVLNFIGLIGWGVDAATGAMMKYDPKVYEITLDPKK; encoded by the coding sequence ATGAAAAGAATTCTACTATTATCGTTATCAGTTATTACATTAACTTCATGTTCGACAATTTTTACAGGTACAAAACAGACCGTAACCATTAAAACTTACCCAGAAGGCGCTAAAGTTGAGGTTGATGGTCTTGATCGAGGAATAACACCTGTGGCAGTAAGATTAAAAAAAGGTTTCAGTGGTCAGACAGTTACCTTAAAGAAGGAAGGCTATGAATTTAAGATGTTCCAACCTGAAACTACTTTTAATCCTGTTTCTGTTTTAAACTTTATAGGATTAATTGGATGGGGTGTCGACGCGGCTACTGGAGCGATGATGAAATATGATCCTAAAGTGTATGAAATAACTCTAGATCCTAAAAAATAA